The window GGCACGCCGGCGGCGGGCGGCGGCGGCAGGTCGGGCAGGAAGGCGGCCGTCTCCAGCGTGCCGCCGGGATATTCGCGCAGCAGCACCTCCAGCTCGCGTGTGGTGCGCGCCAGCGTCTCGCGGCGCTGCGCCAGATTGCCGTTGACCGACGCGAAGTTCGCATCGGCGAGCGCCCGGTCGCTGGGTGAGGCGACGCCGACCGCGGCCCGGTCGCGCAACTGGCGCGTCACTTCGCCGACCGAACGTACCGTCGCCTCCGCCAGCGACACCTGAGCGCGCGCCTCGGCGACCGTGAAATAGAGGCGCGTCGCCTCCGCCGCGATCGACTGGCGCACGCCGCGCAGATTCTCGGCGGAGGCGAGATAGTCGGCGCGCGCCGCCGCGGTCTGCGATCCGATGCGGCCCCACAAATCCAGTTCCCAGCTGACGTCGGCGGAGACCTGGAACGTGTTGAAGGTGAAGCCGCTGGGCAGCGGGATACCGCCGCCCTCCAGGTCGTCGACCGGGGCGGCGCCGGCGAGGTTGAAACGCTGGCGGGCGGCGTTGAAGGCGGCGCTGACCTGCGGCAGGCCGTCGGCGCGCGCGATCCGCGCCTGCGCGTTCGCCTGACGCAACTCGCCGATCGCCTGGCCGACCTGCGGGTTGCGATTCACCGCTTGGTCGACGAACGCGGCCAGTCGCGCGTCGCCGAATCCCGTCCACCATTGGTCGTCGGCGACATAAGAGCTAGATGCGGAAAGCGCGGGCGTCGCGAACGAGGGCGGCACGGGGACCGCAGCCGCGGGTCGCTCCGTCTCGCGGGCTGCGCATCCGGCCAGCAGGATCGCCGCGCCGATCACCGTCAATCGCGCGACCGCTCTTCCCCCTGCCACCGTCGATCCGGGCGGCGACGAACAACCATGCACCGCTTGGACGCCCCTTTTATAGAACCAGCGGCCGATCTAGTAAGCGCGAACTAATTTAACGCAACCTGTAAGGTTCGTTAAGACCAACAACGATCAGCTTTTCGGTGCGGGGACGATCGCCGACGTCGCCAGATCAGCGGATGCTCGAACGATGTGGAGGAAGGCCTGCCACCGCAGTTCGAAGACGGCCGGGTCGTCCATGGGCGGCGTACCCGTCCACGCCAGTGTCGCGCGCGCGCCCGACAGCAGATCGAACAGGATGGCCGCCAATGATGGTGCGGCCTCTTCATCCTTGCCCAGCTGAAGGAGCAAAACGCGGGTCCGCGCGCTCAGCAATTGCACCAATGCCTCGTGCCAGCCGAGCATATGACGCTGCAACCCGCCGTCGCGCAGCGCCTCCGCTTGCAGGAAGATGCCGATGCGATTGGCCTGCCCCTCGTCGGAATCGAACACCCGCCACGCTATTTCGCGCAACGCGGCGGCCGGGTCGCCGGGCAACCGGTCGGCCGCGCGCGCGACCAGTCGTTCGATCGTCCGGCCTATCGCGTGGATCAGCAGATCCGTTTTGCCGGGCCAGCGGCGATAAACCGCCTGCTTGCTGATCCCCGCCGCAGCGGCCATCTGCTCCATGCTGAAATCCATGCCATGGTCGGCGAATGCCTCCACCGTCGCGGCGACGATCGCATCGCTGATCTCCGCGGCGCGCTGTTGGCTCGGGCGGCCGCCCGCGCGCGATTTACGAGGATGGCTCATCGGATTGGGCCATAGCCGATAACCGCGTTGTAGCTACCGACGATGGGCAAGCCCACGATTGCATGTGTTGCGCTTGTAGAAAGGTCTATCTTTCTACCGCTGATCGACGAAGCGGGAGGGGGCGGGCTGCCCCCTGCTCCTTCCTCAGCAATCGGGCAGATCGTCGAGGTTATTCTTGGTCGATCCATCGCGGCGGGTGCGAAGATACTTGCCGGTCGTGCCATTGACGACCGTGACCGGAGTCTCCTGGCCATCGGTCCACGCGACGTAATATTGATGGTCGCCGTTCTCGATATCACGGATCGCATCCGCCTTGGGGCGAGGCGACCAGCTCTGCCCGGCATTGCAGAGCTTCGTGATGTCGCCGTCCTTGTCCTTGCCGCTCTTGGTCACTTGGCGCCTGGCCATGATCGTCTTGTCCTTTCATTCCACGTTTCAGTGGGACGGGCCGTGCCTTTGGGACACGGCCCGTCTGGTCAGCCTCGCGGCGGGAAGGGGTCACTGCCGTAGCTGTCACGATCCCTGATCTGGCCGTTGCGGCCGTGGATCAGAAGTTCGCTGTGCTGGTTCTGCGCGATGCCTCGCGCAGCATCGATCGCGTCACGCTGGGTGTCATGGACCGACGTTGCACGACCGTTGCCGGCACCGCGAACAGCCCAACCACCTGCGTGCGGGACGACATGCTGGTTCTTTCCGGACATAATTCTACCTCCTTCCTCGCGCTTTAAGGGTAAGACGGCTTGCGACCCCGCTCCCGATCGTCTTCATTGACTATCAAGGGGGTAGGCTGAAACGGCGGGTGCTCTCGGACATCTCGACACGATTTTTTTCGTGTCGTGTCCGAGCCGCGCTGAAAGTCAGCCTACTCCGTCAGGAAGCCGGCGGAGTTGAGTGAGCCAACCGACCTTTGATCTTGCGGAAGCGCGGCAGGCGATCGAGAGCCTGACTTCGACCGACCTCCTCAGATTGAGTAAGGCGGGACGACAATATGCGTTTGCGGCCGGGTGTGAGCCCGACGATCTGCTTAACGAAGCGGTGTGTCAGACGATCGAGGGCGTTCGGAATTGTCCACGTGGGATGGAAATGGTGCCATTCCTGATCGGTGTCATGCGCAGCCGCGCGTCCGCCAGGCAACAGAAGGTCGAACCCGAACTGGTGTCGGCTGATGCCACCGATGTCGAAGGCCGGCTCCTGTATGAGCCGGTGGAAACGAAACCCAATGCCGAGGAACTGGCGCTTTCACGGGAAGATGCGTCGGCTCGGCGAAACGCGCTGGAAACCTTGTTTGCCGATGATGAAGAAGCAACCCTGTTCCTGTGGGCGTATCTGGACGACCTGCCGAAGGAGGAGATCATGACCATGATCGGTGTCGATATGACGGCGTATGCCACTATCCGACGCCGTGTCCGTCGCACAATAGATGCGGCGTTTCCCAATGGATGGTCATCGTGAGCGGCGCGGGGCGCCCTACCCCTCCATTCGATCGTCTGGCGGATGAACTGGTCGTAGACATCATGGCTATGTCGGACGCGGAATTACTGGCGGAGGTCGAGGCCGAAGGGCTGAATGCGGAGGATGAAGCCGACCGCATCCGCACTATAATCTCGACCGCAACCGCCCAATCTGGGAAATCGCGCCTCCAGGCTGCGCGAGCGGAGATCGATCGCGCATCCGGAACGGGCCGGGGGCAAGTCCACCAGCTTCCTCTCAGGGATCGGGCCGCTGTCCTCGCTCGGTTCGCCAACGACGACACCAAGCTGAAAAGTCGGCTGACGATGGCTGCTCGCAATGGTCAAGGCATCACCGAAAAAGAGATGGACGATATTCTCGCTGATTTGCGAGAGCTTGGTGCCATCGACGAAGACGGCAACCCGATTTGAAGGGGCTCGGCCAAGCCGAAAAGCTTTTGCAGTCCTTCGGCGTCACCAGTCCGGATGAGATTGATGTCGAGGCGATCGCCTGGACGATGGGTGCGAAGGTGCGCAACGGCATTCTGGAGAGCTGCGAAGCCCGGATCATCGGTTTCCGCGATCAAGCGATCATCACCGTGAAAGGCGATGGCGATCCGCGTCGCCGTCGCTTCTCGATCGCGCATGAGTTGGGCCACTGGCAGCATCATCGCGGCCGGTCGTCGGTCTGCAGGGCGAGTGAGATCGGAAGTTTCAGCCAGACCGGTGGCGGCATTGAGCGGCAAGCCGATCATTATGCCGCCGACCTGTTGATGCCGGCCTATCTGTTTCGACCGCTTGCCGCCGCTCACCGGCGCCCGTCGTTCGAGGCAATCGACGCTCTGGCTGCTGCCTTCTCCACCAGCCGGTTGGCGACGGCGTTACGGTTCATCGACCATAGCCCTTGGCCCTGTATGATCGTTTGCCACGGTCAGAATGGACGCCGATGGTTTCGACGCAATGGCGGCATTCCGGATCACTGGTTTCCCCGTGATGATCTCGATCCCGAGTCAGACGCGATGGACGTGCTGTACGGAAAGACTGATCGGTCACGGCCGACGATCATCGGGGCGGACGCATGGTTCGATCGCCGGGGCGCCGATCGGTTTGAGCTGACCGAGGAGTGTGTGAAAGGTTTCGGGGATGATGTGCTCGCCCTTCTGACGCTGAAAGATCAGATGCTCGATTAGGACCGCGCAGTATGGGGCTTTGGACTGGGCAAGTTACGCGCCGGCAATTTTCAACCTACGCATCCGCTTGCGTAAGAGTCCGAACCGTGGCGATCGGTAGGAACAATCGCAAGCTGTTGGAGGGCAGCGGCTCAAAGCCATAGCCGGTATAGAGCGCGAGGCGCTTCGCCACCTTCTCCGGGTCGCCGCAGTCGAGTACGTCCAGCATGACGACGGCGATGCCTAGCGCATCGGCCGCCACGGCCAGGCGCTTGAGGCAATCAACCAACAGATCGCCGCCATAGCCCTGCCTCTGAAAGCGACTGTCGACGCCGATCATCGAAATGTAGGCGGCCGGGATACTGCCATGCGCAGGCCGGTTGCGGGCGAACCGATCGGGCAGCTCGGTATAGTCGATCGCATGGGCATTGGTGGCGTAGAAGCCGATCAGCTCGCCTTCGGCGCCGATCATCACGAAGGTGCGGACGTTATCCGCCTTGGCGAGCTTGTTCGCGGTTCGGCGGAAGAAATTGTCGACCTGCGTGATGCCACAGGAAAAGGCCGCTCGATCCTGCCTGGCAGGATCGAGCGGTTCGATGGTGAAGGGTTTTGCGTCCTCTGTCGCCGTCACCTGCTGACGATCGTCT of the Sphingomonas adhaesiva genome contains:
- a CDS encoding TolC family protein — protein: MIGAAILLAGCAARETERPAAAVPVPPSFATPALSASSSYVADDQWWTGFGDARLAAFVDQAVNRNPQVGQAIGELRQANAQARIARADGLPQVSAAFNAARQRFNLAGAAPVDDLEGGGIPLPSGFTFNTFQVSADVSWELDLWGRIGSQTAAARADYLASAENLRGVRQSIAAEATRLYFTVAEARAQVSLAEATVRSVGEVTRQLRDRAAVGVASPSDRALADANFASVNGNLAQRRETLARTTRELEVLLREYPGGTLETAAFLPDLPPPPAAGVPADLLARRPDVAAAELALRAAGFRLTAAQRSFLPGLSLSGNIGTVGNSLDRLFAPGSLIWSIAGSVLQPIFQGGRLRAQVIQAEGARKQALEAYAEVALRALSEVEIALSVDRHLVDRERFALEAAVAAETAARVAFDRYREGIDPFIAVQESQQQALDSRGAYLSARRARLDNRINLHLALGGGFEEAPDVTLAETPK
- a CDS encoding TetR/AcrR family transcriptional regulator yields the protein MSHPRKSRAGGRPSQQRAAEISDAIVAATVEAFADHGMDFSMEQMAAAAGISKQAVYRRWPGKTDLLIHAIGRTIERLVARAADRLPGDPAAALREIAWRVFDSDEGQANRIGIFLQAEALRDGGLQRHMLGWHEALVQLLSARTRVLLLQLGKDEEAAPSLAAILFDLLSGARATLAWTGTPPMDDPAVFELRWQAFLHIVRASADLATSAIVPAPKS
- a CDS encoding DUF3892 domain-containing protein, whose product is MARRQVTKSGKDKDGDITKLCNAGQSWSPRPKADAIRDIENGDHQYYVAWTDGQETPVTVVNGTTGKYLRTRRDGSTKNNLDDLPDC
- a CDS encoding DUF2188 domain-containing protein, with translation MSGKNQHVVPHAGGWAVRGAGNGRATSVHDTQRDAIDAARGIAQNQHSELLIHGRNGQIRDRDSYGSDPFPPRG
- a CDS encoding ImmA/IrrE family metallo-endopeptidase, coding for MKGLGQAEKLLQSFGVTSPDEIDVEAIAWTMGAKVRNGILESCEARIIGFRDQAIITVKGDGDPRRRRFSIAHELGHWQHHRGRSSVCRASEIGSFSQTGGGIERQADHYAADLLMPAYLFRPLAAAHRRPSFEAIDALAAAFSTSRLATALRFIDHSPWPCMIVCHGQNGRRWFRRNGGIPDHWFPRDDLDPESDAMDVLYGKTDRSRPTIIGADAWFDRRGADRFELTEECVKGFGDDVLALLTLKDQMLD
- a CDS encoding GNAT family N-acetyltransferase, which produces MTATEDAKPFTIEPLDPARQDRAAFSCGITQVDNFFRRTANKLAKADNVRTFVMIGAEGELIGFYATNAHAIDYTELPDRFARNRPAHGSIPAAYISMIGVDSRFQRQGYGGDLLVDCLKRLAVAADALGIAVVMLDVLDCGDPEKVAKRLALYTGYGFEPLPSNSLRLFLPIATVRTLTQADA